A region of the Patescibacteria group bacterium genome:
GTTGCCGTCCATCCCCACCGTGAGACTCGTTTATTGTGGCTAGACACCCGAGAGGAAGTTTGGCCTGCAAACAAAGTTTCAACCCCTTTATAACCTGCTCGAAGCTGCCTGACCCACCCGGTGTCTTCCTGTATCTATTGTGAATAGCAGGCGGCCCATCCACGCTAATTCCTACACGAAAGCCATTTTCCTTGAAGAACTCTACCCAGTCTTCATCGACAAGCACACCATTGGTTTGAATAGAGTTCCGGAACGTGCACCCATACTGCTCCTCTACACTCCGCTGAATTTTCAAGGCTTCACGAAAGTAAGAAAGACCTGCCAAGGTCGGCTCGCCTCCATGCCAAATAACCCGGAGGTCTTCCTGATCGTTTACCTCCGGTAACTGGAAGAAGAGACTCCTCAGCAATCCTATAGGGAACAAATTGCCACTATTTACCCTTCCTGGCGTCTCGTAAAAACAGTACGTGCATCTCAAATTACAATCCATACCAACCACCTTGATAATAGGCGTAAACCTCACACTAACCTCCTTCTATGTTATCACTTCGCCAAAAAAACCCACCACCCTAAAACTAAAAACCCCCACAAGGGGGGTCTTAAGGGCATTAGGTACAAGTTTTA
Encoded here:
- a CDS encoding radical SAM protein — translated: MDCNLRCTYCFYETPGRVNSGNLFPIGLLRSLFFQLPEVNDQEDLRVIWHGGEPTLAGLSYFREALKIQRSVEEQYGCTFRNSIQTNGVLVDEDWVEFFKENGFRVGISVDGPPAIHNRYRKTPGGSGSFEQVIKGLKLCLQAKLPLGCLATINESHGGDGRQLFQFFVGLGVKNFRAKPCYEVDSRTGEPLPFSTSPRAYGTFLVELFDAWIEKDDPAINCGPVDDFLRGVLGQKKQQCVFKRSCHFFGVWPDGLVYPCETRGFLRKRV